In one Pseudomonadota bacterium genomic region, the following are encoded:
- a CDS encoding cold-shock protein codes for MPEGKVKWFNESKGFGFIEQEGGKDLFVHHSAIQGEGYKSLAEGDSVSFDVVQGPKGPAAENVRKLKK; via the coding sequence ATGCCGGAAGGAAAGGTTAAATGGTTTAATGAATCAAAGGGATTTGGTTTTATCGAGCAGGAAGGTGGCAAGGACCTGTTCGTACATCATTCCGCAATTCAGGGAGAAGGTTATAAATCGCTGGCAGAGGGTGATAGTGTCAGTTTCGATGTTGTCCAAGGCCCTAAGGGTCCTGCTGCTGAGAATGTTCGTAAGCTGAAAAAGTGA
- a CDS encoding helix-turn-helix domain-containing protein, protein MDAKEKMVLDAMKKEGKPMRPGDIAKKSDIDKDEVSKIIDKLKKEGKVASPKRCFYEPVQ, encoded by the coding sequence ATGGATGCAAAAGAAAAGATGGTTCTGGATGCAATGAAAAAGGAAGGAAAACCCATGAGGCCCGGAGATATTGCCAAGAAATCCGATATCGACAAAGATGAGGTCTCCAAGATAATCGATAAGCTGAAAAAGGAGGGGAAAGTAGCCTCGCCGAAACGATGTTTCTACGAGCCGGTGCAGTGA